TCATGACAAGGCAGTGTCTTTCGCGTAGAATTGATAATATGGGCACCCTGCGGAATGAACTTGCAGCATGGGAAGTTCGCCGAAATTCTGAGACGGCAAAAATTAATTGGCATTTCAGAACTAAGGATTCACGCAAGAGATTGATATCCTTGTATCCTAAGTTTGGGCCAACCCTATAGCGTAGAATTAGCGGAAAATAGTATGCGTGAATATCAATGATACAGTACACTAGGCGCGGCCACGTCGGAATCAATAAGCCGTTGTTTTTATAGGACGTTGCCAAGTCAATGAAATATCCTTATATTTCCAAATGTGCACACCAAGACAGCGGCGGGTTTCCCCCGCCGCTGTCTTGGTGTGTGTTGCGTCGCGATCAGCCGGCGTGAAAGCCGGTTACAAAGCAGCCGTATTTGTGCAGAAAGTCTCGACGGGCCTCTTCGGTGGAGAGCCGGTCTGGATCGCTTGCCAGTAGGGCGGCGTGGTCCTCCAGCAGGGAAAGCAGTTTCGCGGAGCAGTCACAGTCATAGAGGCAGGCGTCGCGCAGCACTTCCAGACTGTGGACGGCGTAGGGCGGGATGTGCACAATGGTGTCCGGGCCCGCCACAAAGCTCTCGTCAAGGATCGTGAACCGGATCTCGCCGGTTTCGATGTAGTAGAGCTCCCAGTCGCCGTACGGGATGTCCCAGTCAATGCGCACGCCTTGCCGCAGCGACGCGTGCCAGATCTCCTTGAGCTGCCCGCACTCCCAGCGGCCGACCTTTTGGCGGAGTTCAACGCCGTCAAAGGAGAAGGCGGAGAGTGCAAACGACGGCGTGCGGATCTCGGGCAGGTTCTCCTTGGGAACGTTCGTGACGACTGGGGGGAACCGTTCGATGTTTTTGGCGCCGCCCAGATAGCGGCGGCGAAAATCCGGCTCGTAGTACAGCCCCGGGTAACGGCTCTTGATCAGGTTCTTGTTGAGGGTGCTCTGGGCCATGTTGATGGACTGAAAGAGCTCGCGCCAGACAGTTCCCTCTTCGAGGAAGACAAAGCCGTGGGGTACGCCCGGCATCAGGTGGAGCATGTCCCCCGCCGAGGCGATGCAGCGTTTGCCGCGGACAGTCACCTCCACCGAACCCTTGACGATGAAAAAGGTCTCGCAGCCCTGTTCATGCTCGTGGTAGGGGGTGTTGTCCCCCCGATGGTAGACGGTATCGCTCATCTCGTTCTTTTCATACGGCCCCACGGGCAGTGTGAACTGGCGGACGCATTCGGTGCCGTCGTCCAGCTCAAACAGCCAGTCCCGCTTGTCGTAGGCGCGGATCAAATACTTGTGTTTCATCGGCTTCACCATGACCAGTCGCGGATGTTGTAGTCGAGGCTGGCGTGCGCCTCGACATTTTTCAGGTCTTTGTGTGCCGCCAGACCGCGGATGGCCGCATACAGCGGGGCGATGACGGCCTCCTCGTCCATGATCCGTACGATGTCGCGGCAGGCCTGCAGACGGGCTGCCTCGTCGGTGCTGTAGCGGTTTGTGTCGAAGGCCTCGTTGAGCGCCGGGATGTCCACGCCGCAGAAGTTCTGCCCTTCGCCTCCGCGATAGAGCGGATAGAGGTCGTCAAAGTCCATGATGCCCAACGTAGAGGAGATGAGGTTGATCTCAAAGTTGGCGGCGCGCCAGACGTCGCTGGACCAGGCGGAGCTCTCCAGCTTTTCCACCCGCACGCGGATCCCAGCTTCGCCGAGCTGTGCCTGAATGACCTCGACAGGCTTGTAATAGCGCTCGGTCTCGCGCGTCTGGAAGAGTAAGTCGAACCCGTCCGCGTAGCCGGCCTCGGCCAGCAGACGCCGGGAGAGTTCCGGGTCGTACTGGCGCCCGACATAGTCGGGATCGCTGCCCGGCAAAAAGTTCGGATACATGGAGTTGATGATCTCCCCGGCGCCTTCCATCGCACCGAGCAGCACGGCTTCCCGGTCGATGGCGTGGACCACGGCCTCGCGCAGACGTTTGTCCGCAAAAATGCCGTTGAAATTGAAAAAGGCCCAGGTGGTGGTCGCGGAGCCGACTTCGTGGTACTGGAGATTTGGATGGGCCCGCAGGTTCTTGACGTCGGTCTGCAGCGGGGTGGAGAGCACGTCGATCTCGCCTTTCTCCAGCGCCAGGGCCGCGATGCTGCTGTCGGTGTAAACCTTGAAGGTCAGGTTCCGGATGGGTGCCGAACCGCCGAAATAGTCCGGAAAGGCCTCAAGTTGAATCTTATTGCCGGTTTTCCATTCGATAAACCGGTAGGCGCCGGTGCCGATGGGATTGCGCAGGAAATGATCCGGATCGGCCTCATAGAGAGACTGGGGGAACACCACCATGTACTCGGTGGAGACGCACTCCAAACCGGGGCCGTAGTGGTCCTTGAAATAGAGCACCACATGGCGGTCGTCTTCTTTTTCCATGCGATCCATTGCGGAGGTGGAGCAGTCGGCGTGCCCGGCTTGGATGACGGTATTGTAAGAAAATACCACGTCGTCTGCGGTCATCGTCTCGCCGTTGTGGAAGACGACGTCGTCGCGGAGCGTGAAACGGATGTCCTTGCCGTCGTTGACGTATTCCCAAGACTCGGCCAGGGAGGGTGTGTAGGAGCCGTCCGCCTGGCGGACGATCAGTGTGTCGAAGATCTGGCGAGAGACGAAGCTTACGACGGTATTGGCCGCGAAGCCGGCGCAGAGCAGTTCGGGGTCGGACTCAAGGGAGACAGTGAGGGAGTCCCGGGCGCCGGCGTTGGGCGATGGGGTGTTGACGGGACTGCAGGCGCACAGGAGCAGTATCGGTGCGAGCAGCAGTGCCCACAGTCTGCGGAGCTGTTTCATAAAGTTCCTCCTCCAAATAACGTGAATGGTTGTTTGACACTTGAACTATCTATCTATATCAACCGCCGGCCGGGCCGGGCGGGGGCGTGTCCGGGAGGCAGGCGACAAGGTGATCTTCCCCCCGCTGTGTCAGGGCGACGTCCTCCCCCAGGCACGCCGCGCGCGCGTACCGGCAGCGGGCGTGGAAGCGGCAGCCGGGGAGCAGGCCGATGGGGCTGCTCACCTCGCCGGGGAGAATCTCCGCCGTCTGCCCGCGCCGGGTCAAGTCGGGGACGGGGATGGCCCCGAGCAACGCGCGGGTGTAGGGGTGCAGAGGGCGCCTAAACAGTTCGTCGGCGTGTGCCCTCTCGACGCAGGTCCCGAGATACATCACGGCTATCTCGTTCGAAATGTGTTTGACCACACTGAGGTCGTGCGTGATGAAGAGATAGGCGAGACCAAGCCGGTCCTGCAGATCCATCAGCAAGTTGAGAATCTGGGCCTTGATAGAGACGTCCAAGGCTGAGACCGGTTCGTCGCAGACGAGGAAACGGGGTTTCAGCACCAGCGCCCGCGCGATGCCGATGCGCTGCCGCCGTCCGCCGTCCAGCTCATGGGGATAGCTGTTGACCAGCCGATCCGCCAGTCCCACAAGGTCCATCATACGAAAGATTTCCGCCCGCAGGTCGCTCCGGCTGCGGCAGATCCGATTCACGATCAGAGGTTCCGCAATGATCTCGCCGACGGTCAGGCGGGGGTTCAAAGAGGCGTACGGATCTTGGAAAATGATCTGAGCCTGGCGGCGGAAGCGGTTCATCGCCCGGGGGTTCATCGCGAGGACGTCCTCGCCGTCAAAGAGAACTTCGCCGCTTGTGGCCGGCAGCAGACGCAGCATCAGACGGCCCAGTGTGGATTTGCCGCAGCCGGACTCGCCCACAACGCCCAGCGTGGTCCCAGCGCGCAGGGAGAGAGTGACGCCGTCCACGGCGTGAAGCGGGCCGGCGGGGGTATGAAACACCTTGCGCAGATTGCGGGCCTCGACCAGCATACTCATGCGGATACGCCCCCTTCGGTCCACAGATGGCACCGGACGTGGTGGGTTCCCCGCGCTGTATCAGGCGGCGGCGTCTGCCGGCAATGCGCCAGACAGCGGGGACACCGAGGGTGGAATTTACAGCCCGCCGGCAACCGGGCGGGGTCCGGCATGAGTCCATCGATGGGGCGCAGGCGTGCGGCGTCCGACGCCAGATGGGGGAGTGAGCTGAACAGCCCCTCGGTATAAGGGTGGTGCGGCCCGTCGCCGAACACATCAAAGACGGTGCCGGTTTCCACAATCTCCCCGGCATACATCACCGCCACGCAGTCACAGGTTTGGGCGACGACGCCCAGGTCGTGGGTGATCATCAGCAGGGCGGTGCCCAGCTGTTCCCGGAGGCGCCGCATCATGGCCAGCACCTGCGCCTGGATCGTGACGTCCAGAGCGGTCGTCGGCTCGTCGGCGATGAGGAGCTCCGGCTCGCAAGCCAGCGAGATAGCAATGACCACGCGTTGTTTCATCCCGCCCGAGAACTGGTGCGGATATTCGTGCTTGCGGTTTGCCGGAATGCCCACCATCCCGAGCATCTCGTCCACACGGGCGGACGTCTGGGCCCGGCCCTTGGGGGCGTGCAATTCCAAAATCTCCGCCACCTGTTCTCCCACCGTCATGACGGGGTTGAGGCTGGTCATCGGATCTTGAAAAATCATGGAGATTCTGTTGCCTCGGTAACCGAGCATCGCGGATGATCGCTTGGTGAGCAGGTCGCTCCCGTCGAAGAGGACGCGGCCGCCTGTCACTTGTCCGGTGCCGGCGGGCAGCAGACGAAGGATGCTGAGTGCGGTCGTTGTCTTGCCCGCGCCGGTCTCGCCCACGAGACCCAGGGTTTGCCCGCGCCGCAAGCTGAGGGTGACACCGTTTACCGCGTGGACGACGGCCTCATCCGTCCGATAACGAACCCACAGGTCCTCAATGCGCAGCAGCTCGTCTGTCATCATCTGTCCTCCTCCCATAAATATACCAATAAATGACAATTTGTAGAATTCAACATGAATCGCCGATCGACGGCGGGTGAGGCTTTTGATACTTAAACCGGACGTTCTCCCGTGTGATCAGCTCTTCAATTTGGGGTCCAATGCGTCCCGCAGGCCGTCGCCGATCAGGTTCAGCGACATGGCGGCGCTGATGATGGCGACGCCGGGGATCAGCACCAGGTGAGGAAAGTCGCGGAAAAAGTTTTTTCCCTCGCTCAGCATGGCGCCCCACTCCGGCATGGGGGACTCGATGCCGAGCCCGATGTAACTGAGACCGGAGATGGCAAGGATAGTCTGGGCCAGGTGGAGCGTCGCCTGTACGATGATGGGCCCCACGGCGTTGGGCAGCACATGGCGCAGGAAGATGCGGCGGTTTTTGGTACCGCAGGCCCGGGCCGCCTCGATGAATTCCTGTTCCTTTACCGGCATGATGGAGGCGCGGAAGATCCGGGCGAACCCCGGCACGACGCCGGCGACACAGGCGACGGCCAGGTTGACGAGTCCCGAGCCCAGGGACGCGACGATACAGATGGCGAGCAAGTTGAAAGGGACGGCATAGAAAATATCGACGACGCGCATCAGCAAATTGTCGAAGCGCCCTCCATAGAAGGCGGCGGCGCCGCCGATCGCGGCACCGAGGACGGTGGAGACCGAGATGACGAGTAGGCTCATGGACAGAGAGATGCGCGCGCCGTAGACGATGCGGGCAAAGATATCCCGCCCGTACTGGTCGGTGCCGAACCAGTGCCCGGGGCCGGGGCCCTGCAGCCGCTCGGACATGTTCTGTGCGACGGCGTCGCGGGCATAGTCCAGGAACAGATCGGCCGAGGCGGCCACGGCCAGCAGGATGAGCAGGACGGCGAGTCCAAACATGGCCATCCGGTTCTTTCGGAACCGCAGGGCCACGGCCGCCAGACGGCTGCGCTTTTTGACAGTCACCGTGAGATTGTGTGTCAACGCGCTCCTCTCCTTCCTCCCACCGGCCTCACATACTGCGACTTCAGCCGAGGGTCGATGTAGACGTACAGCACATCCACCAGCAGGTTGATAAGCCCCCCGATCAGAGCGATGAACGATACCTCCGCCATCACCATCGGGATGTCTTTTTGCCGCACGGAGATCACGGCGAGGGTGCCGAGACCCGGCAGGGCAAACACGCTCTCGATGATCATGGTGCCGCCGAGCAGAGCGCTGAAGTTCAACCCGATGATGGTGACGATGGGCATCAGGGCGTTGCGCAGCGCGTGGCGCATGATGACGGTTTTCTCCGGCGCGCCTTTGGCCCGGGCCATTTTGATGTAGTCCGCCCGGATCACCTCCAGCATGTTGGAGCGGGTCGTCCGGATCAGAGAGGCGATCTGAGAGGCGGACAGCGTGATCCACGGCAGAATGAATCCGGAGAAGGAGGCCCCGCCGGTGGCGGGCAGCCAGCCCAGCGTCAGAGCAAACACGAGGATCAGTACCGTGCCAAGCCAGAACCCCGGCATCGAGGTGAGGATCAACGCGCCCGCCAGTGTGACGCTGTCGACCAAGGAATACTGCTTTACCGCCGACAACACACCGATGGGCAGGCCAACGAGGATTGTCAGCACGATAGCGCCCACGGCCAGGGTGAGGGTGGTGGGCAGGCGCGCCATAATCTCGTCAAACACCGGCAATTTGGTGCGATAAGAGACCCCAAAATCCCCCCGGAGCGCGTCGGTGAGAAAGTCCGCATACCGGACGAAGAAGGGGCGGTTCAATCCCATCTGTTCCCGTAGCGCGTCGATGCTCTCTTGCGGCGCACGATCTCCGAGTAAAATGGTCGCTGGGTCGCCGGGAGAGAACTCCAAAATCGCAAAGATGAGGAGCGAGATGCCGAGGATGACCGGAATCATCAGGGCCATCCGTTTGAGGACGTATCGGGTCATGTTACACCTCCCAAAACACCGCCTCGCCCGACGGCAGGATAGGAAAAAAAGGTGGGGAAATATTTTCCTAGTAAAATAATATGATATTGTTTTGAAATTTAGTATAGCGGAGCGCCGAGCATTTGTCAATAGAAATTTCTGTTTATATTGGGAGGCATGTTCTCCCATATACAGCATGATATATGGTACATATATACTATATTGTGCATGCCATACGGGGAGCGGCGGTGTGTCGGCGGCCCTGTATCGACACATGAAAAAATGCAAAAACCTGAAGGTTCCCTCTTGACAAACGGCCGATTGAATGGTAGGATAGTAGACATAATGCATAGTTTGCATATACACTAAATATATTTTGAGAAACAAGAGAGGGGAAGTTCTGTATGAAAACGATCAAATTGAGGACACTCACGCGGTTCCTGGCGGTGGTGTGCGTGCTGCTTCTGCTGGCGGCCTGTCAGTCCAAAGCGGAGCCCGTGCGAATCGTAGTGGGGGCGACGCCGGTGCCCCACGCGGAGATCTTGGAGGCCGCCAAAGAGATTCTGGCCGAGCAGGGCTATACACTGGAGATCCGCGAGTTCACCGACTATGTGCAGCCGAATCTCGCGCTGGAGAGCGGCGACCTAGATGCAAATTATTTCCAGCATCGCCCCTACTTGACCGACTTTAACGCCAACAACGAGACAAATCTGGTGGACATCGGCGACATTCACTACGAGCCGCTGGGGCTCTATCCCGGCCGGACGACCTCGTTGGACGCGCTCCCGGACGGCGCGCAGGTGGCTGTCCCCAACGACACGACGAACGAGGCGCGCGCGCTGCTGCTGCTGGAAGCGCAGGGGTTGCTCACGGTCGACGGGAGCGCAGGGCTGGAGGCCACGATTCAGGACATCATCGACAACCCGAAAAATCTGACCATTGTGGAACTTGAGGCCGCCCAGATTCCCCGTTCCCTGCCGGATGTGGACGTGGCTGTTATCAACGGCAACTACGCGCTGGAGGCTGGTCTCAACGCCGCGGCCGACGCGCTGGCCATCGAGGCCAGCGATTCTCTCGCCGCAGACACCTTTGCCAACGTGATCGTGGTTCGCGCGGGCGATGAGAACCGGGCCGAGTTGAAGGCGCTGGTGACAGCCCTGCAGAGCGACGCGCTGCGCGATTTCATCGACGCCACCTACCAAGGTGCCGTCGTCCCCAAAGGTTGACGCTGACGCAAAAACAATCTCGTCACAAACAAGACCCCGGTCCGGGCACAGCCCAGGCCGGGGTCTTGTTTGTGAAAATTAACAATAATTGGGAACTCCCATCACCGCTTGTCCGTCAGCTTGGCCACTTTGGCGCCGAATTCCTGGAAGATCTGCACGATCACCACCAGCACCGCCACCGTGATCAGCATTGTGTCCCGCTGATAGCGGTAGTAGCCGTAACGGATCGCGATGTCGCCCAGTCCGCCGCCGCCCACGATGCCCGCCATGGCGGAGTAACCGAGTATGGTGGTCAGCGCGATGGCCGCGCCGAGCAGCAGCGATGGCCGCGCCTCGGGCAGCAGCACCTTCCCGATGATCTGCGACGGGGAGGCGCCCATTGACTTCGCGGCCTCCACCGCCCCTTTGTCCACCTCGCCCAAAGACGACTCCACGAGCCGGGCGATGAAGGGCGCCGCCCCCAGCACCAGGGGGACGATCGTGGCGGTAGAACCGATGGTCGTGCCGATGACAAGCCGCGTGAAGGGCAGTACGGCGATCAGCAAAATGAGAAAGGGAATCGAACGCGCCAGGTTGACAAACAGACCCAGCCCGCTGTGGAAGACGCGCAGCGGGTGCAGACCGTCTCGACCGGTGACCACCAGCAAAATGCCCAGTGGCAGACCCAGCAGATAGGCCAGAGCGGTGGAGACGAGAGTCATGTACAATGTCTCCCAAAGCCCCCGGGCCAGCATGACAAGCACATCAGACACGGGCCAGCACCTCCTCGGGGGTCAGGCCCCGTTCGGCCAGCAGGCGAAGCAGGCGCGCGGCGGCCCCACCGTCGGAGTGGACCAACGCGCGGGCGGCCTCGGTACGCGGGGCGCGAAAGACTTCTCGCACTGGCCCGACTTCCACCACGCGGCTCTCGTCCAAGATGGCCACGCGGTGGCAGAGCGTCTGCACCACCGGCATCTCATGAGTGATGACCAAGATTGTGAGACCGAGGCGCCGGTTGATGTCTTCCAAGAGGGAAAGGATGTCCTGCGTGGTGCCGGGGTCCAGCGCGCTGGTCGCCTCGTCGCAGATGAGAAGACGGGGTTTCGTGGCCAGGGCGCGGGCGATGGCCACGCGCTGACGCTGCCCGCCGGAAAGCTGCGCGGGATAGCTGTCGGCCTTTTGCGTGAGACCTACCAGCGCGAGCAGCTCGTCCGCCCGGGCGCGGGCTTCCGCCCGATTCCGACCCGCAATCTCCAGCGGAAAGCGGACGTTGGCGCGCACACTACGCTGCATGAGCAAATTGAACTGCTGAAAAATCATCCCGATCGACTGCCGGACCTCATAGAGCTGCCGGCGGGTCAACGCAGAGAGAGAACGCCCTTCAAACAACACCTCGCCGGCGGTGGGGTGCTCCAAAAAATTGACGCACCGCGCCAGTGTACTCTTCCCCGCGCCGCTCTTTCCAATGATGCCGAAGATCTCCCCGGCACGGACGTCCAAGTCGACCTGATCCAGTGCCAGCAGGCCGTCCGGGTAGCGTTTGCACAGCCCGCGGATCTGTAAAATTGCCTCGGACACGGTCCTCTCCCCCTTATCTGCTCTTCTTTTCCTCTTCGGCGGCGAGCGTCAGTTGTTTCTTGGAGACCTCGACGGCCTGCGGCGCCGCCGAAATGCGATAGTGCAGGACACCGTCCCAGATGGTCATCTCGTAAATCGCATATAGCCCAGTGAGCGTCTCTTGCAGGACCTCTCGCAGATCCGTTCCATCGAAGCGGAGGCTGAAGATGCGGTCGGACGTGTTGTAAAAGAGCCGGTTCCCGTGCCGGGCGAGATAGGGCGTCCGACCCCAGAAGGCGCCGGTTTCTCGGGCGTTCCAGCGCGCCGAAATCGTGCGGACGACTTCGGACGCGCCGGTGCGAAAGTCGTATGCCCTGAGGGTGTGTAGCTGGCCGTTCGAATTGGGGATATAGTACCACTTGCCGGCCTCATAGAGGATCTCCGTCGTGACATCGACCCAGAAGGCGTTTACATACGCCGTGCTGACGGCTTTGGGTGCGTCCGGGGACCAGCCGGTGTGGCGGTGGGCGGTGTCGCTGATCACACTGTCCGGGATCAGCAGATACTCGTGCTGAACGCGTCCGAGCATGTCGGAAAACTGCGCGTCGCGCGCGACGATCGGGTCGTTCCAGGTCACGTCTACATGGTACCAGGCGCCGGCGAGCCGAACCATGTTCCACGTGTGGTTCATCTTGAGACTGGAGACGCTCCGCCACGCGATACCGAGACGGTCCATCAGCAGCCCGAAGGCGAGACTGTATCCCTCGCAGACCGCCGTCCGGTTCACAAGCGCATCGTAGGCGCTGCGGGCGGTCTGGGTCAGATCGTAGGCGATGTGACTTACCAGGTAGTCGTTGACGGCCAAAATCTTTTCGGCCGGCGAAACATGTTGCGGCACGGCCGCAAGGGCCTCGGCGACAGCCCGGGCAAACACCGGCCGGCGCGCTTCGATCACCTGTTTGGAAGCCGTGTAAGTGGGCCCAAGAGAGAAGATATATCCGTCCCTGTACCGATAGCTGTAGCCGCCGCTCACGTAAAACAACTCCGGATGGGTGTTCAGGACGCCCTCAAAGAGGGCGCCGATGCCGGAGAGGGGGATCCGAAACGAGGACAGATCGATGTTTTCCTCGATGGCCTCAAAACCGGCCAGCAGCGCCTCTTCCGCCGTCGCCGCCGGCCGGCGCGCCGCCGCCAGAGACGGCGAAGCGAAGTGGAGGGTCAGAAACAGACAAAGACAGAGCAAACGGGCGAGGCGACGTTTGTGGGGCAAAACGGGAGCCTCCTCTCTTCTGGACGACCGGATGGGCGCCTTCAATCTCTAAATACGTGACATGGATGCCGCGGCGATAGTTTACCATAAAATCGTGCCGGTGTAAACAGTGGCATATGGGCGCCGCGTTTTTCACTATTATACATGAAAACTGTTTCTTTTTTTCCATTTACTTTGTGCGGAGCAGACCAGTATAATGAAACAAAGACCCAGTGTAGATACATGTTATTGTCAGGGAAGGAGAAATTTGGATATGTTTAGGAAGCGGCAAGGATGGAAACGGTGGTTGGCGTTGGTGCTGGTGACAGCTACAATGGGCTCCTTTTTCGCGGGGGTAACGCCGGCACGCGCGGCGCCTGATCTGGAAGTATACGGGATGACCACGGAGTATATGAAGGATCCGATTGGTCTGGGGCGGCAGGATCTGGTGTTTTCCTGGAAACTCCGCAAGGGGGATGAGAGAGGTGTGCGGCAGGCCACATACCAGATCCTGGTGTCCGATGGAGACGAGATGCTCTGGGACAGCGGTGTCGTGACGTCCGACTGCGCCAGCGGCGTTCTCTACGGCGGGGGTGCGCTGGCGGCCGGGCAGGCGTACCACTGGCGCGTCACGGTCACGGACAACCGGGGTGCCTCGGCGTCGGACGAGGCAACGTTTGGCATGGGATTGTTCACGGAAGCGGACTGGAACGGCGCGCAGTGGATCAGCAGCACGGGCGGGACGAGCACCGGCGGCGGTGCGGATCCCGAACGCTACACGGTGGAGGCCGATTTCACGTTGGAGACGGGCAGCTTTGGACTGATGTTGGGAGCCGACACCAACAACTTCTTTCTATATCAGCTCAACGCGGTGCACGACAATACGTACATATACGTCCGGCCGCACAGATGGGCCGGCGGCGGCGCCGCGCTTCTGGGAGAGAACAACACCGGCATCCCTATTGAGGACTTTTTGGGGCGGGAACACAATCTGCGGCTGGAGATCGATCACGGGCGTCTCACCGGCTATCTGGACGGGAGCCTAGTGACCTACGACGGGCAGGAGGCACTGACGCACGACGCCATCCGAGAATTGGCCGGGGTCGGGGTCCGCGCCTATTACAACCCGAACAATACGGACAAGGACGCGGTTAAAATCAACAAGCTGGTGCTGCGGGACAGTCTGGGGCGCCTTGCCTACTATGACGATTTCACAGGCGCCAACTCCTTGGACCGGGGCACTGTGGAGGACGGACAGCTCGTTATCTGTCCGACCGGCACGGAGTCGGTGGAATGGCGCGCGTGGCAGCGGCCGGCGGACAGCCAGATATACTCCGCGCAAGCGGACGTGCAGATCGGAGCCTGCGCGGCGGGGTTTGTGTTGGGTGCTCAAGACAGCAGCCATTTTTATATGTGGCAGCTAAACACCTTCGACTACCCGGCTTGGTCGGCGCCGGCGGCGGAGAAACTGACGTATCTGCGTCCGCACCTGTGGAACGGCGGGCCGTCGGAGTACGGCCAGGATGTGAACGTCAACGACGTCGTGAGCAAGGCGGAGGTGGAGAGCGCACCGGTGACTCTTCGCGTGGATGTGAATAACGGGACGCTCACGACCTATCTCAATGGTGTGCGGGTGGACCAAAGAACCAGCGCCCAGCACTACGGCATCGGCGCCGTGGGGGCCCGACAGGCAAAAGACACGAATTCTCCTGTGCCGGAGACAGGGTATTTCGACAACATCCTGCTGCGGGATACGGGTGGCCGCGTGGTCTCGTCTGATGACTTTGAAGACGGGGTCAACCACTACGAGGGCGCCGGCGCCTCTCTTGAGGGCGGGCGGCTGAAGGCATCCGGCGGCAGCGGCCGGGAGGTCTTTCTGCGCGCCGATACGACGCCGGCGCCGCAGGGCGCGTCCCGCGTGCCGCTGCTTCGCAAGGACTTTACGACCAAGGACAAAGAGATTGCCCGCGCGGTCGTGTACGCCAGTGCGCTGGGGCATTACGAACTGCAGCTGAACGGCGACAAGGTGGGCGAGGACTATATGGCCCCCGGCTGGACGGAATACGATACGCGTGTGCAGTACCAGGCGTACGACGTGACGGCGCAGGTGACGAAAAACGCGGTGAGCAGCCTGGGTGCCATGCTTGCGCCCGGTTGGTACGCCGGGAATATCTCCATCCTGGGCAACCGGATCTACGGCAGCACGCAGGCGCTAATCGCGAATCTGGTGATCGAGTATGCGGACGGCGAGAAACAGACCGTTGTGACGGACGGGACATGGACATACTCCCTAGACGGACCGATCCTTGAGACGGATATGTTTGACGGGGAGAGCTACGACGCCGCCCGGGAACTTGGCGGCGGCAAGTACGGCTGGGCCGTTCCCAGTTTTGACAACAGCGCATGGGGCACGGCGGGCGTCCTGTTCGACCGTGCGTTCGGTGTCAAGACAGATGCCTCCGGCGACAACACCATCGCCCTGACGGCGCAGATTGGTCCGACGGTCAGGCAGATCCGGACGTTGACGCCGGTCTCTAT
This sequence is a window from Oscillospiraceae bacterium. Protein-coding genes within it:
- a CDS encoding ABC transporter ATP-binding protein, which encodes MTDELLRIEDLWVRYRTDEAVVHAVNGVTLSLRRGQTLGLVGETGAGKTTTALSILRLLPAGTGQVTGGRVLFDGSDLLTKRSSAMLGYRGNRISMIFQDPMTSLNPVMTVGEQVAEILELHAPKGRAQTSARVDEMLGMVGIPANRKHEYPHQFSGGMKQRVVIAISLACEPELLIADEPTTALDVTIQAQVLAMMRRLREQLGTALLMITHDLGVVAQTCDCVAVMYAGEIVETGTVFDVFGDGPHHPYTEGLFSSLPHLASDAARLRPIDGLMPDPARLPAGCKFHPRCPRCLAHCRQTPPPDTARGTHHVRCHLWTEGGVSA
- a CDS encoding ABC transporter substrate-binding protein, which gives rise to MKQLRRLWALLLAPILLLCACSPVNTPSPNAGARDSLTVSLESDPELLCAGFAANTVVSFVSRQIFDTLIVRQADGSYTPSLAESWEYVNDGKDIRFTLRDDVVFHNGETMTADDVVFSYNTVIQAGHADCSTSAMDRMEKEDDRHVVLYFKDHYGPGLECVSTEYMVVFPQSLYEADPDHFLRNPIGTGAYRFIEWKTGNKIQLEAFPDYFGGSAPIRNLTFKVYTDSSIAALALEKGEIDVLSTPLQTDVKNLRAHPNLQYHEVGSATTTWAFFNFNGIFADKRLREAVVHAIDREAVLLGAMEGAGEIINSMYPNFLPGSDPDYVGRQYDPELSRRLLAEAGYADGFDLLFQTRETERYYKPVEVIQAQLGEAGIRVRVEKLESSAWSSDVWRAANFEINLISSTLGIMDFDDLYPLYRGGEGQNFCGVDIPALNEAFDTNRYSTDEAARLQACRDIVRIMDEEAVIAPLYAAIRGLAAHKDLKNVEAHASLDYNIRDWSW
- a CDS encoding ABC transporter permease gives rise to the protein MTRYVLKRMALMIPVILGISLLIFAILEFSPGDPATILLGDRAPQESIDALREQMGLNRPFFVRYADFLTDALRGDFGVSYRTKLPVFDEIMARLPTTLTLAVGAIVLTILVGLPIGVLSAVKQYSLVDSVTLAGALILTSMPGFWLGTVLILVFALTLGWLPATGGASFSGFILPWITLSASQIASLIRTTRSNMLEVIRADYIKMARAKGAPEKTVIMRHALRNALMPIVTIIGLNFSALLGGTMIIESVFALPGLGTLAVISVRQKDIPMVMAEVSFIALIGGLINLLVDVLYVYIDPRLKSQYVRPVGGRRGAR
- a CDS encoding ABC transporter permease, whose translation is MTHNLTVTVKKRSRLAAVALRFRKNRMAMFGLAVLLILLAVAASADLFLDYARDAVAQNMSERLQGPGPGHWFGTDQYGRDIFARIVYGARISLSMSLLVISVSTVLGAAIGGAAAFYGGRFDNLLMRVVDIFYAVPFNLLAICIVASLGSGLVNLAVACVAGVVPGFARIFRASIMPVKEQEFIEAARACGTKNRRIFLRHVLPNAVGPIIVQATLHLAQTILAISGLSYIGLGIESPMPEWGAMLSEGKNFFRDFPHLVLIPGVAIISAAMSLNLIGDGLRDALDPKLKS
- a CDS encoding cupin domain-containing protein; translated protein: MKHKYLIRAYDKRDWLFELDDGTECVRQFTLPVGPYEKNEMSDTVYHRGDNTPYHEHEQGCETFFIVKGSVEVTVRGKRCIASAGDMLHLMPGVPHGFVFLEEGTVWRELFQSINMAQSTLNKNLIKSRYPGLYYEPDFRRRYLGGAKNIERFPPVVTNVPKENLPEIRTPSFALSAFSFDGVELRQKVGRWECGQLKEIWHASLRQGVRIDWDIPYGDWELYYIETGEIRFTILDESFVAGPDTIVHIPPYAVHSLEVLRDACLYDCDCSAKLLSLLEDHAALLASDPDRLSTEEARRDFLHKYGCFVTGFHAG
- a CDS encoding ATP-binding cassette domain-containing protein — encoded protein: MSMLVEARNLRKVFHTPAGPLHAVDGVTLSLRAGTTLGVVGESGCGKSTLGRLMLRLLPATSGEVLFDGEDVLAMNPRAMNRFRRQAQIIFQDPYASLNPRLTVGEIIAEPLIVNRICRSRSDLRAEIFRMMDLVGLADRLVNSYPHELDGGRRQRIGIARALVLKPRFLVCDEPVSALDVSIKAQILNLLMDLQDRLGLAYLFITHDLSVVKHISNEIAVMYLGTCVERAHADELFRRPLHPYTRALLGAIPVPDLTRRGQTAEILPGEVSSPIGLLPGCRFHARCRYARAACLGEDVALTQRGEDHLVACLPDTPPPGPAGG
- a CDS encoding metal ABC transporter substrate-binding protein, with the translated sequence MKTIKLRTLTRFLAVVCVLLLLAACQSKAEPVRIVVGATPVPHAEILEAAKEILAEQGYTLEIREFTDYVQPNLALESGDLDANYFQHRPYLTDFNANNETNLVDIGDIHYEPLGLYPGRTTSLDALPDGAQVAVPNDTTNEARALLLLEAQGLLTVDGSAGLEATIQDIIDNPKNLTIVELEAAQIPRSLPDVDVAVINGNYALEAGLNAAADALAIEASDSLAADTFANVIVVRAGDENRAELKALVTALQSDALRDFIDATYQGAVVPKG